Proteins encoded within one genomic window of Rhinoderma darwinii isolate aRhiDar2 chromosome 5, aRhiDar2.hap1, whole genome shotgun sequence:
- the LOC142652455 gene encoding protein kinase C delta type-like, which produces MRHNKKRKRDKQEVRSSRESEEEHPPQKRKVLDTILEKEPIENEEPPMTLAGLPVEASDYINKKGKRSRKRNNRKRDRTSYKKGGEKYENSNPKIDILKRTQDSDGESNILKRKREKDLERSPTSASYCPTGKGYRLLLKTPEKLLTSGIDHLSNSRTAKRQKTLSESQRSKLETGESETQPSDTIDIVAAPVSLSDFTFYKVLGIGSYGKVMLASHPSSRQQLAVKIVKKRLLLEDSRESVLIERQALEITEHSRLFTHAFATFQTEDYVFFAMEYITGGELRDFISRRAPCDIATTRFISAEIICGLRYLHSRGVIHRDLKPENILMDSAGHVKIADFGLAAINIFGSKKMTEHAGTIGYMAPEVLLMKPYNANVDFFSFGVIMFEMAVGQFPFYEGNNPARILRSIRCPRYPENLHPPIRNILEGLFCNSSKQRQGLCDTIRQHQFFAEINWPELEAGKACPPFEIEPTPVVEYDETIPLDALLSAEEAQKPPIPPEDKQLFCGFSYISHKWR; this is translated from the exons ATGAGacataacaaaaaaagaaaacgtgatAAACAAGAGGTGAGGAGTAGTAGGGAGAGTGAGGAAGAACACCCACCTCAGAAGAGAAAGGTTCTTGATACCATCTTAGAAAAGGAACCTATTGAGAATGAGGAGCCCCCCATGACATTAGCTGGGCTTCCAGTGGAGGCATCAGACTACATCAATAAGAAGGGGAAAAGGAGTAGGAAGAGGAATAACAGAAAGAGAGATCGGACCTCTTACAAGAAGGGAGGAGAGAAATATGAAAACTCAAATCCTAAAATTGACATCCTAAAGAGAACCCAAGACAGCGATGGGGAAAGTAACATCctgaagagaaagagagagaaggacCTGGAGAGGAGCCCAACATCTGCCAGCTACTGCCCTACAGGAAAGGGGTATAGATTGCTGCTCAAAACACCAGAAAAGCTCCTCACATCCGGGATCGACCATCTGTCCAATAGCAGGACTGCCAAGAGACAGAAAACTCTTTCTGAAAGTCAAAGGAGCAAATTGGAAACAG gaGAAAGTGAGACCCAACCATCGGATACCATAGATATAGTGGCAGCTCCTGTCAGTTTGTCAGATTTTACCTTCTATAAGGTGCTTGGAATAGGTAGTTATGGAAAG GTAATGCTGGCTTCACATCCGTCCAGCAGGCAACAGCTTGCCGTGAAAATTGTGAAGAAAAGGCTATTACTAGAGGACTCCAGAGAATCCGTCCTCATAGAGCGTCAGGCCCTGGAGATCACTGAACACAGCCGGCTCTTCACCCATGCCTTTGCGACTTTCCAAACTGAG GATTATGTGTTTTTTGCCATGGAGTATATCACTGGAGGAGAACTCCGTGATTTCATCAGTCGGAGAGCTCCTTGTGACATCGCCACCACCAG ATTTATTTCGGCTGAAATTATCTGCGGTTTGCGGTATCTGCACTCAAGGGGCGTTATACACAG AGATCTAAAACCGGAAAATATACTCATGGACAGCGCCGGTCACGTTAAGATTGCCGATTTTGGCCTGGCAGCAATAAACATCTTTGGCTCAAAAAAGATGACAGAGCATGCAGGGACTATAGGCTACATGGCTCCAGAG GTTCTGCTTATGAAGCCTTACAACGCCAACGTGGACTTCTTCTCCTTTGGAGTCATTATGTTTGAAATGGCTGTTGGACAATTTCCATTTTATGAGGGAAACAACCCTGCTAGGATCCTGCGTTCTATCCGCTGTCCCCGTTACCCTGAGAACCTGCATCCTCCTATAAGGAACATCCTAGAGGGG ctcTTCTGTAATTCATCTAAGCAGCGTCAGGGGCTTTGTGACACCATAAGGCAACATCAATTCTTTGCAGAAATCAACTGGCCAGAACTAGAGGCAGGAAAAGCGTGCCCTCCATTTGAAATAGAACCA ACTCCAGTTGTGGAATATGATGAGACAATTCCACTAGATGCCCTGCTGTCTGCTGAGGAAGCACAGAAACCCCCAATACCACCGGAGGACAAACAGCTATTCTGTGGCTTCTCCTACATAAGCCACAAGTGGAGATGA